The DNA region ACACGGACATACCCTATTACTTTTTTATTTCAGCACTATTAGCGTCCGAACCTCGTATCAGAAATTTTTCATGGGATGGTCGGTCATACTGGTAAATAATAATTGCAACATCAGAAAAATATATGTACAAATAATTCTAACATCCGATTCAATGATAGAAATTCCTACCGTAATATTAACACCATATTTCGCGCAACATCCACTACAgaacataaataaataataataataatattaATACTTGTCTCTTACCATACATGTCGAGCGTCCGATCGATGCACACAGATATCGGACGACTGATCCGTACGGTTTTTTTTTGTTACACGCTTGGTGTACTTGTGCGGTGAagagaaaaaaaggaaacaAAATGCTCGAGGGAACTCTGAGTTCTGATGCGCGTCGTCCTGACGGGGAGCTCGCTCCCATCCAATCCAACTCAGGCGCAGCCGCCCGTGGAGCCTGCGGGCGCCACGTCGACCGGCCGTGCCACCAGCCAGCCAGTAGTATACCAGACGCTGGGGAGTCGTGTGCTCCCTCGGCGGGCTCCTGCTGCTTGGCGCCGACATTTTGCTTGCAGGAATGATCTGCAACTACGGAGGACCGAGCAGAGCCTGCACGCTTCGGGAACACAGGGGCAGCTGTCCGCACGGCACATCGAACTGGCGATTTGGATTTGGTGTTCTGTACGTAACTTGACACGCTCACCGCTTGCGGTTGCATTACCGGAGAATTTGGTCCAGTTAGGTAGACAAGCTGCCATGCTGTATGAGTATGACTTGAACAAGCATTCTTTTTCCAAATCTCGTCCGTAGCTATAGGTCCGGGATTGGACTTGCAAATATCGTCGTAATCTTTTTCAGAAGTTTCCCCGTCTTGAATTCTTGATGCGCGCACGAACGAGAaggaaaatcatagaaaatagTCAAATACGGGCCTCCAGCCCTCCACTCACATGAGAGGACAAAAACTAAAGAGCATTGATTTTTCTTAAAAAAGCTCATCTTCTCAGAAATAGAATAAAAATTCCACCTCGAGCAGCCTCGTTCGCTGCTCGTTGGCCTTTCCTGCCTCCGGGCGGCAAGATCCAAGCCCCCCAACCGCCAGCAAATCTCTCGCGTATCGCGAGAACAAGAACAAGAGCAAATCCCCCCCTCCCTCACTCGCATCCGCTTGCTCGCCCGGCGGCTGCCACTCGCATCAGATCGAGGCAGCTAACTCGTCTTATATAAACCACTCCGCTCGGTCCGATtcagcttcccctcctccccgttCCCCGTCGATAAAACCGATGCATCGCGCCGCCTCGCAAACCCTaacggcggcgggaggaggacgaggagaaagCTGCAGCGCGTGAGGGTTGGGGTCCGGTCCAGTCCGCCGCGATGCCGTGGCTCGAGATGTGGCTGCCTcccgcggcgggggagggggcggtggcggcggggctgTTCCTCGACGCCGGcgacgcggcggcgcacggcgcgCTCCTCGCGGCGATGCCCGGCTGCTCGGTCTCGTTCGGGACCcggtcacggcggcggcggggggcgccgCCTGGGTTCCTGTCGCTGACGATGTCGGTGAAGGGGGGCAGGGGGTTCGTGCCGGGCTCGGTGGGGCTGCTCGCGGGCGCGGAGGAGAAGGGCGGGacggaggaggcggaggcgctGGTCGCGGGGAAaaaggcggtggaggaggtcgCGGTTGCGGAGGGGAACGCGCTACTGCTGCAGGAGAAGGATGCTCGTGCTGGAGCTGGCGCGCTGAACATGACCAAGCATCTCTGGGCTGGAGCTGTCGCTGCCATGGTGTCTAGGTATAGCCGCATCGTCCGTGATTGACACTGATAGCACTATTACTCCACCCCATTGCATTCAGTTATTGTTTTTTACATTTTTAGGTTGGTAGATAAGTTTATAATTCGTGCTCTTATATTGAATATGAAATTCACCAAATAAGTGCTGGCCTCAAATTGCTTGTGGATGTCGTTGCCACTCTGTTCTCAGTAGTCTTCCTCTCTTGTTTGGCCCTTGAGTTAGTGTGGGTTCCTATTGAACTGAGAACTAGATGACCTGCGTGTGTCAGATGTTTCTGGATTTAAGGCTAGATAGTTTACTGTAGGCTATGATTCAGCGTTGCATATAGTAGCTAGCAACGTAGATGATTACTTAGCTAGTGAAAATGTATCAGACTTTTGGTATTGAACAATATCAGCTCCTTTTGATTTGGATGTTGGGGAAACAGTTGTTGTTTGCTAGTTGCTACTTCTCAGGCTCTGTGCGGATTGTGTATATTGACCTTTAGACGCGAATTCAAAGAAGTTGCTCCTCACAAGTCATAGCTATTAGTCCAGTGTTTGAACAGCATGAGTGAAACAGGTTAAGTCAAGTACTTATGTTGTGTATGGCATATGTTGCAACagggacttaaatgcaagttaGAAGTTTCAGGTGGCCAAGCTCCTTTTGCATCTAATGAGGAAACTGGATTCATGCAAATTAAAGCCCAAATAGAATCACAAGCCTAGAGATTTGAAATTAACTTGCATAGGTTATTAGGTGCTGAGAGTGATATCTTGAGTCTTGAACACATCAATCTTGCTTTTGTTTCCTCAGAAAATTATGGATCCAAGTTGACACTGCGTGCTTAGTAGGCTTAAGTCATGTGCTATTTGAGATAGTTATTGGCTATAGGGCTGGTTGATTTGTGAAGAAGGGAATTAAGTTCACTTATTTTGGTTGCTTTGATGTGTTGGCTGGTTTGTTTTTGACTTAATGTTGAATGGATTGAATTGTAGTCTCATCTTTTTGGGATTTTGCCTCCTTTTTGTCCTTTCAGTACTGTTGCTTCTTGAGATATCAGACATTGGGTATTGAAGTTTCATGATTGCCCTCTGTTGCTACTTCTAGATTTGGGAGAAACAGAATATATTCTTTAAATCTGAGTAACTATCTTTGCTTTTGAGGAATTTAAGGGATCATAAGTGAGGTGTTGAAAAGTACCCAGAAATCTGCAGGTTCCCGATCTCCACTGACATTATTATTTCTGGCCATAATTGGCATGTTAGCTGCTCTATTTCAGCTGATTGTGTATTGATGATGATCTTTTTATGCTATGATCTGATAAATCTCAAATGTGACAACCAAAAGAAACTAAAAAAGACCTGGTAGGAGCTTCTCCTAGCCTGTTCCATTTGTAGTTTGTTACTGCCAAGTAGATAAGCCTTTCGATTTAGCTCACTTTCATGATAAGTACTATGCACTGTGAGTCTATGTAATCACTCCAGCTATATAGATATTGCTTCCGTAATTATTATTTCCTTTTCGAGGAAAATGGCAGGGGAGTTGCTTTCCTAATTTTTTTGTTTCATGCAGAACAGTTGTTGCTCCTCTTGAGAGGCTAAAGTTGGAGTATATAGTTCGTGGGGAGCAGAGGAATCTATTTGAGCTTATGCATGCTATTGCAACAACACAAGGGTTGAAAGGATTTTGGAAAGGGAACTTTGTCAATATTCTCCGCACTGCTCCATTCAAGGCAGTCAACTTCTATGCATATGACACTTACAGAAAGCAACTGCTTAAATGGTCTGGTAATGAAGAAACTACAAACTTTGAGAGATTTATTGCTGGTGCTTTTGCCGGTGTAACAGCAACGCTGATGTGCATACCAATGGATACAGTATGTATCTTTAAAGATTTTGTATCCCTGATTTCTTTCATCTTTTACTTTGTGTCATCTTCTCACTGAATATGACCTGTTGATTTCAGATTAGGACAAGGATGGTAGCTCCTGGGGGTGAAGCTTTGGGTGGGGTTATAGGTGTTGCCCGTCACATGATTCAAACTGAAGGATTCTTCTCTCTGTATAAGGGATTAGTGCCTTCCCTTATCAGCATGGCACCCTCTGGCGCTGTATTTTACGGAGTGTATGACATATTGAAGATGGCTTATCTGCATTCGCCTGAGGGAAAGAAGAGGGTATCGATGATGAAGCAACAAAAACAAGAGGCAAATGCATTAGACCAACTTGAGCTGGGTACTGTCAGGACCTTACTCTATGGGGCCATTGCTGGTTGTTGTGCTGAAGCCGCTACGTACCCATTTGAAGTAGTTCGGAGGCAGCTACAGATGCAAGTAAAAGCAACAAGAATGAATGCATTTGCAACATGCCTTAAAATTGTTGATCAAGGTGGAGTACCAGCACTTTATGCTGGCCTGATTCCCAGCTTGCTACAGGTATGTTTTTCGTCCAGCAGAGAATCTACTTCTATATATGTTGAGGGGCTAGGCCTACCCGTTCATCACTTGATTTGTAGATTTAGCAAACTAGCAATCACACTTGGGTTTAGGCGCATGTTGATTCATGTAAAGAGAGGAGATATCCATGGGAAAGATATTTAGTGGAAGTGGCAAAGTTTTTGACATATGATTTATCTAAAGTAGCAATTAAATGAGTGCATGCTGACTGCTAACAAGGCTTTCATGCAACTCAAGCAAAAATTAAGCAGGAGCTCTGCAATGATTTAAGAAGAAAGCATTCAAAGGTTCAGAACTTAAGATTAGCTGAAGTGTATGCTAGCCTGTTTCAGATTACCTGAACATTGCATGCTAGTCTGTTTAGATGACCTGAAGTAattgtttttttcttttctttcaggTTTTGCCATCGGCGTCAATAAGCTATTTTGTTTACGAGTTGATGAAGATAGTCCTGAAAGTGGAGTAATGCAAATTATTTCTTGAGCTTACCAAGCAAGTCCAAAGGGGCTCAGCTCACATCACCTTGATGAAAATCCAAAAATCAGTACCTTATCAGTAAATTTAGCATCTATTTTTCCGGTA from Panicum hallii strain FIL2 chromosome 9, PHallii_v3.1, whole genome shotgun sequence includes:
- the LOC112876181 gene encoding probable mitochondrial adenine nucleotide transporter BTL3, which translates into the protein MPWLEMWLPPAAGEGAVAAGLFLDAGDAAAHGALLAAMPGCSVSFGTRSRRRRGAPPGFLSLTMSVKGGRGFVPGSVGLLAGAEEKGGTEEAEALVAGKKAVEEVAVAEGNALLLQEKDARAGAGALNMTKHLWAGAVAAMVSRTVVAPLERLKLEYIVRGEQRNLFELMHAIATTQGLKGFWKGNFVNILRTAPFKAVNFYAYDTYRKQLLKWSGNEETTNFERFIAGAFAGVTATLMCIPMDTIRTRMVAPGGEALGGVIGVARHMIQTEGFFSLYKGLVPSLISMAPSGAVFYGVYDILKMAYLHSPEGKKRVSMMKQQKQEANALDQLELGTVRTLLYGAIAGCCAEAATYPFEVVRRQLQMQVKATRMNAFATCLKIVDQGGVPALYAGLIPSLLQVLPSASISYFVYELMKIVLKVE